gacaagttaccccgataagcctgtaaccccgcttcgtacgTACAGGCCACTGCTCGGAGAAACTTTGTTCTATGTAAACAATGATTAGCTCACACACTTAATCAGTGTCCGTGCATGGAAATCCGTTCAGTCATGGCCTCGCCATGGATGAGCGACCAATTGCAATCGGTGCACAAATAATAAGAAGGGAATTTCAAATTGAGAGGGTAATTTTGCGCGATCCTTTATTGTTGCCGGATGATATTATTTTCTAAAAATAACGCTTCAGCCGAGATGGAATATTATATCTTAAAGATTTATTAGCTCCGTATAGTAGAAGTCCAATTAGGCGAAGTCGGGCTCTCACAGCCACACAATGTGCATTGCGGCACTTTTTTTGTATACTGTAGGccagtggttttcaacctgtgggccgcggccccctagtgggccgcgacggtattgcaggggggccggcaattattattaatagaaattgtaatattgttaatataataaaaaatgtctagtcaaaatcaaataaatcataatttgatatataattaaataaattaccagtttattcaataaagacaattaacagccttgcttccgagtacttagttaacccgacacaaaaagcgggatcgtttaaattcttttgcagtgggccgcggaaacatatgtgtttggctgtgtgggccgtgagttaaaaaaggttgggaaccactgctgtAGGCGATGCGGAAAATACAACAAAGAGCACACCCACTGCGCATAGTGACGTCGGAATGACAtctttaatatgtcgtttttggacgtccaattttggtccactgaaggggttgttttgtaacgccaggcgacgtctttttttgacgtctaatgaacgtctagtattgacggccgtgggacctccatgtatgggctatttatagtccaaatgtggtcgttgtggacgtcttataataccaaaagcagactaattttagacattgtgtatgtcgtgtctcgactaaattcatatataaatgaaaaatttcaccatgctttcaattaaaacttaaatttaaataacgtaTTGCTGCAACGGGCAGATGGAGGTATCGCGAGCAGAGAAACACAGAGGCTACTCTGTCGGGGAACATCCCGTCAATTAATAATCCGTACAAGGATTACACcaggcacccaaagagcaccaaacataattatatgtaagaaacacaaagttgtcAGACAACGAACTGTAAGTTCACAGTGAACTCACAGTATTGCAGTGAACTGTGAGTTCACTGCaataaaatggcccccacagtcaccagatctcaacccaatagagcatctttgggatgtggtggaacgggagcttcgtgccctggatgtgcatcccacaaatctccatcaactgcaagatgctatcctatcaacatgagccaacatttctaaagaatgctttcagcaccttgttgaatcaatgccacgtagaattaaggcagttctgaaggcgaaagggggtcaaacaccgtattagtatggtgttcctaataatcctttaggtgagtgtatatgggcATTTCAAGCAGCGCGCGCGCACGCGCGCGCACGCGCACGCGCGCGCAATCATCTCAGATGAATGGATCCCAGCTAGACTAATCTACTACCCAGCTGCGTTTGAGTTTCTCCAGCATTAACTCATCCAAGATGAGGCATCTGATCTCGGATGATTTAAGCGACGTACGATAAATACCCCCCATATGCACAGTAGATGGCCAAAATAAATGGGTTTTTATAGTCTCTAAAAATTTGTACACCCACTTTGTTTACGTAGGTAGAACACTTGCCAATCATTGTTTCGTGCATAAAGTACCACTTAAAATAAAGCACAGACAAATTTGGGGAAAAatggatttattttcatttttgtgttGTTAAATAACCCACCCATCATCTTCTAATAACTTATCCTGGTCGTGATAGCACAATTCTATTAGTCATTTGGTAGCACAATAAGATTATTGCAATAAAGACCAGTTGATCCAGGCACCTTACAGAGAATAATTATTAAGGGGACACTTCAGTTGTAGTTGCACATGACTGTACAATTACTGCACTGTCCACCAAATGGATGAGACCTGATATATGGCTTGGTAGTTACAGCTTAGGTGCTGAAGGACCATCTCCGAATACACTGTTAAAAGAATTTCTCCACACATTTCAAGTGTAAATCATACGTTAAAATATGTACAGAAACACCACAGCACGGCAGCTCTCAAGGTCTATAGCAATAACCCCACcaacggggcggggggggtgtcACCCCCAGACCCACTGGGATTATTACACTGGGGATGTATGGAGATGGGGTTAGCAGGCAAGTTTTCACAGTCCAACTAAATAACAGTCTTAAAATAACCAGATTCATTTGCTTATCAGATTTCATTATTCAAGAAATTGgtgttttatttaacattttcttCCATGTTAACTGCATCCTCCTGGTGAAGTCCAGCTCCAAAACCACAATTATATTTGCTGTTCCAGACTACTGCATGATGTGCAGATTTCCTATTTATCTTAATTATACCTAGAGTCATCATTCAAATAACAAAAATGTCACTATGCTTAGCCTTTCAAGAATAACTGGCTCATTGCCAAAATCAGTTTACACTTAATGGACTCCAAGGATGTTGAAGGGGTAACTGTTTCAGACAATTACATTGTATCAAACCTATCACTGATGTGGAGTGAGATTCCAAGACATCTAATTGATGCAGAAAATTAGTACCAAGCAATAGAGGAAAGAACAAAGGGCTGGCATTGCTCAAACAATCAGATAAAGCAAGGACCCAGGGAGAGATGGGCCCTCATCAGCTGTCAAAGAAACAAGGGCTATGGCCACAAAAAACGGGGATACTATAGAGCCCTCAGACTAAGAAAACTGACTGCAGTCCCTCAGCACCCACTTTTTACTAAGATTTAAACCCTCTGAGAACCATCAAGCTACCAGGCATCGGCAACTTATACTCAATCGGCTGTTGGAGATAATTACAAAGAGAAAACAAAATAGCTTGTTCAACCTTGACACAGACTCAAACTTAAAGACAGGGggtatttaaaattatttaggAACAAACAAATTGTTAATAAATTAGTGACACCATATGTGAAAAGAAAATGGGACCTTTCGCCCCTTATGTGCTATGCCTTGCTCACTGAATACAGGGCCCATACAAATGCTGAATCAAACAAAAAGCTTAAAGCACTGTTGGACACTGCAGAGATAAAGCGATATGGGTTCTTCATTACTGACCCCAGAGGGAGACTGGGGGGGGTTACTGGTAGTACGGACGATAGCGAGACTGGTCAGGGTGGTGAGGTCCAGGCATCTGACCCTGTGGTGGAGGCCCCTGCATTCGCGATGGAGGCGGCCCCCTGGGGGCAGGCCACATCCCAGGACTCAGTCCTCCAGGCTGGCTGAAGGGGGGACTGAGAGTGCCCTGATCCTCAGGAAACTGTTGCATGGAGCCTGGATTATAGTGAAGGGGCAGGGGTGCACTGACCGGGGGGCCAGGTGGAGGATGGTTCATGTAGGGGGGCATCTGAGTAATTATGTGTCCAGGAGGTGGGGTAATAGGTGGTGGAGCTGAAGACATGGGTGGTGGTGGGGCCTGGCTATATACCATGTGGGTGGTTGCTGAGCCCTGGGGTGGGTGCTGCATTGGGTGTCCAatgggaggaggagggggagggggtggcccATAATGCTGCTGTGGCGCCATCATGTGGTGCGGGTGAGGCACAACAGGCTGTCCAGGGTAGTCCCCAGGGTGGTGGTGTGGGGGTGGAGCAGGAACAGGCTGAGGTAAGGGCTCACGGGAGGAGCTGCTGCTGGAATCATCTTGGATGGGCACGGTGATGAGGTTGCTGTGTTTCCGTGTGGTTACCGTGGCAATGCGGAAGGTCTCCTGGGCGATGGAGCGGGAAGGCCCAACATCGGAGGAGGGTGGAGCTTGGCTTGCCCGAAGGTCTTCGAGTGGCGGCTGTGGCTGGCCATAAGGGTTGTGACCTGTGTGTTGCAAGGGGGGTGGGATCAGGATGTGTGGCTTTGGGAGGTGTGGCAGTGGGGGCAGACGGTGCTTGTCCGGGGGCAGGAGGAAGCGCTCTGCTAATGGGTCACTGCCTGCCCCAGTGCCACCTGTGGTGGGGCGCCCTGCCGCTGGCTTTGTCGCCCGCATGTGCCGATGGTTGATGTGGGCCTGCAGGTCACGCTGGGACAGGTAGGTGCGCTTGCAGCCTTGCACGATACTGCACATGTAGAGGGAGCCCCTCAGGCACTGCTCGATGCGCTGGACTGGGTCCGTGCAGCTGTACAGGGACACACTGACCTTAGAGTTTAGTAAGGGAAATGGAGCCGACGGGGATACAGACACATGCATACATGCTACACGCAAGACACCTCAGACGACAAAGACATCTCACACAAAATTGAGAGACATAAGCCCCTTTTTCACATGCACTGCCACCCTGAACTTTTCTAGATATTACCCGGTAGGGCTGATTGTGAGAACGCAATTGTTTGTTGTACTGGACATTAAACAGACTTTACCCTGCTAGTTCCCTAGTAAAGTCTGGATTCACCCCAATGTGTGAATGTGGCAGTGAGAATTCAAGAGAATTCACCATGAGCAAGTGGGCATGTTGACacttttatcatgcaaatagtacagcaacagaaaaatacaaatatcCACGTTCAAAAAAGGGTCATTTACACAAAGACTTTGAATGAACATGGCCGAAGAGACAAAAGGCTTCAGAAATTTCTGTCAGTAGTGCTGTAATCAAAATACTGCAAGTTCTGCAGTATACTTTTGGTGTCATGTCATGCCTCCTGCATGCTCTACCCAAGCGCCACCCCTTGTCTAATCCAATGGGAGTATTTCTAGTAGGACCGAACTAGGGATGCTCAttttgaccgtttaaccgttaaccgaaaGAATTAATTTTGACCGATTATTaccatcatatatatatatatattatatatatttaattattagtagtagtatgaagttttgtggcatctcagctgaagatcgctattcacgttctaaatacgctgggtttgaatcggcgaccctgtaattacaggcacacaggcttagcccactgagccatgaacacaggtacgagctttgctgctgaaaatggaaacattggcgcaaagcttcagcggcagagacgtatccgtgtgctatattgtagccgatcggtgtaaacactacccagacatgtgctcttgtttatttcggtcacaatgggcgtattcacatatttcttagacgcttaagtcagccactcttgttctttctattcgtatcacgaagctgtaaaaatatatttagtttctacctatatatatttgaaaagtagaccgtccaaggtttctgagggtgttttttaaatgtgtatatgacaaaacctcgcagagttatttaaacggtttggcgaaatttctgtcagatcccacCGGCGGGACCGCCACCCCCAGAGGGTTAACCAGACACTCCTCAGTTCTATTTTCATTCAATTctaatttaatattctaatctaatcagttaaTGGTTAATGGTTAATGTTCGGataacgaacggcggttgtcggttgggaaaatttatcgaaatgagcatccctagACACCGAACACATCTGTTAGAAAGAGTCTCTGGTTGTGTGTCACATGTGTGAAAAAGGCAACTCCGGAAAACATCTGGAGTTCATGTGTGATAATGGCTATAGAAACAGACACCACATAGTAATAACCACAAGGGAATGCTAGCTGCAAAAATAATCCCTCTACATTTATCTTAAATCCAATCATTCATTTTCTATAGCTCCTCATCCAGTATCTGCCAAGGGACACCCTATACAGGATGCCACACACTCGTAAATCAGACACAAATTTCTCCAAATAACTGCAGTAATGGGATGAGACTTGTGCgcacacagagagaacatggaAACTCCACAAAGTGCTAGAGATAGGAAACAAAATCCCAGTCCTGGAGGGCAAGGTCCCCATGCTCTCCATAAGTTTATTAATCTCCAAAAATACCCATAAATCTCATGAAGTTATATATTAAATACTTGTTGTCAACATATTATATGATCAAAAATGGGTGACAAGCTCACAGCTACTTTTTTAATGGACACAGTTCCCTTTTGTAAAACCTTACATTTTCTAAAGATGAtctatttaaaacttttttaaGGGAACAATGTCACCGTACAAGTGCGACTTTCCCATCTGAAGGAATGTGACCTTGAGCAGTAACACTGCAGACAGTGTAGTTTAGACATTTATAATAATGGCTTACCCAGGACAAATCTTGTCAGACTTCTTCTCGTGGAGTACAGCACACTCATAGCAGAAGACATGCTTACAGGGAATCTGCAAAGATGGGCCACAGAAGGCAGATGTAGTTTGAAATTTATATTGGAACACTAAAGAACACCTCTGTGTGATCAGTAGAGGTGTAACGATACGCGTATTCGTATTGAACCGTTCGGTACGAGGCTTTCGGTTCGGTACGCATTACAAACCAAACGATtcagaaaaatacttttatccctctggagtcgacggcatcgtcagcgatgccgagtatctttcttgtctatttcagttcataactcgctgaaatcttattatagaaacatgaaaaaaacgctgactaaatccgtaatcggttttcttttcaaaacgtccattgtcagaagtattaaagttttttaaattaggtgaAATCGGCaagaaagtaaaccatgtcatcttactttgttttacctgcatcgggggcgtgtagtaccgctgtcacccgaagatcgctattcaaattctaaatagccgcattagcacgtattcaaatcgcaatttgcatggtaattttattaacagcACAACGGTGAAACACGATCCAGAAACGTTCCAGTCagagccataaaagggggggagggacgtggccaggtgacaatggctcattcatacacatgaaagttgctacatattcaatgaaaggagccacaaatagtgacatgagttcggtttttcttatttatttatccaactgaatgttgcaactacaccatttagtcatcttcatgtagccaagactttgttgatcagatatcttggatcaaaacaaactgccagcattgcttactatgtacttttattatgtgtctgcaattattccaagctgcattttgcaatgtctatactttgatgtcaaattacaaacttaacacaaatctgacatatttacaaagtacactaagataaagatgagtttaatgccaaaacaaatatataagaaataatttatttgccatgaattaagtttatgatattgaatgaaatgtgtgatcatgctccaatcagtgaaagtgtgttccctacccctagactccagagggttatatttgaaaaaaataaaagagaataaaGTGTGTAAAATATGTTTTCAGTGCTACTACGCTCAACAAGGCAGCCCAAACGACGTGACAGGCAACGTGCtgactgcccctcccacccccaaacactacTCCAGTCAGTCAGGCATTTGCTGCACTAGCTTGTTGCAAAATGGCTAGTAACGTTAATGCAAGTATCAAACCAGAAATAGAGGATCCTCCTATAACCAACAGGCCTGGAGTTTGGGAGCACTttggtttccctgtaagttatgagggtgatggcaagagagtggtggataaaatgtggacacactcatctttctggaaaaaaaacttaaaaattgatTGAAACTCAGatccatataaaaacaaaattgttcttttctttctattagtttataactactacaaaattaaataatttttttatcaggagctttttggttttggttataaagaaggttttgttttatttgctgctaaaaagaaacttcagaagatgggtgaatagcttcatcattgtttaaagtaaaagaaaaaaacaagatcatacttttttgatgttttaatgaataaaaaagtgaaaaaaaaatcagaaattctgccatttttttatttttgctgtatcgAAAACATACCGAACCGTGACACCACTGTGTCGTATCAAACCGAACCGTGATATTTGTgaaccgttacacccctagtgATCAGGAGCCTAACATGAAAGAAGAAAGCATTCTAAAAATGACAATAACATATTGGACTAATGTGTGATGTGGTCCAAAGACATTAACGTAttgagaatgtgtgtgtgaattcatgcatgtgtatgccctgtgataggctgatGTACCCCAACTTTATGCCCTTTGCTGAATGAGTGGGGTGCCATCCATGATCCTGTActagggatggatggatggatggatgcatgcatgcatgcatggaaATTAAAAGTTTTACCATAGAGGCATAGAACAAAGAGAAATACCTTACATTATTATTCTGGAGTTATGGAAAAGAAGCCAACAGAGGCAGCACAAAAGAAGAACATAAATCAAAATGAACATTACAAAAGAAAATGAGGAAGCCCTCTTACCATCCGACCATACATTTTTATGGGTAGGCCGCACTTGTCACAGAAATGGATGGGTGTCTCATCCTTCTCACCAATCAAATTCAGCTGTGGGATAAATATAAGGATTTTCCACAGAATTAAAGAATCTCTGGTACAACCAACATGACAGAGAATAACCTTTTCATATTATACCAACCTTATAGTCCCAAAACATCTGCTGGGGGAAGCGCCGCTGGCTTCCAAATGCATCACCAGACTTACACTCAAACCGCTCCTCCTGCTTGTAGCCAAAACCATCTAAAAGATGACATCACCTGTTAAAGGTTTGACCACTCAGAATAAGGTGACTAGAttagacagagagacagagattcTACTTATCCTCAAGGGAAATTATTATATTCAGTGCAATTAACAATAAGACAGTCTGAGTGACCATTTCCTGTAGCCCTGTTAAATACAACACATGAAATTGAAGTGGTAATGGTCAAGTGCAAAACTTACCTTCATCCCCCAGCTGTGTTTTGGACGACAGACGGTTTGGGCCACGCTGTGGTCGAGCCACAGGCTTGGCCCTGACAGCCTGTTTGGAGATAAGCTTGATAGGAATACGTCTACGGACATCAGGCCCTCCCAGACTCCCTGTAGAATCTGTACCCTGCAAGTCGTTGTCTGACAATACGAACATAGTGTTCATTTCCAAAATGAATCCACTAATTGCCACTAAACATGTTTTATGTACCAGTCTACTTAAtaccttgtccacacgtacacagATATTTTTTCAAACGGTGTTTTCCCTCTtccgtttaaaaaaaatccccatcaacacgaacattgtcttctaaaaaat
The nucleotide sequence above comes from Paramormyrops kingsleyae isolate MSU_618 chromosome 3, PKINGS_0.4, whole genome shotgun sequence. Encoded proteins:
- the LOC111838513 gene encoding E3 ubiquitin-protein ligase Hakai-like isoform X4 — translated: MPPLMDISAPREHCAESWIRMAVRAKPVARPQRGPNRLSSKTQLGDEDGFGYKQEERFECKSGDAFGSQRRFPQQMFWDYKLNLIGEKDETPIHFCDKCGLPIKMYGRMIPCKHVFCYECAVLHEKKSDKICPGVSLYSCTDPVQRIEQCLRGSLYMCSIVQGCKRTYLSQRDLQAHINHRHMRATKPAAGRPTTGGTGAGSDPLAERFLLPPDKHRLPPLPHLPKPHILIPPPLQHTGHNPYGQPQPPLEDLRASQAPPSSDVGPSRSIAQETFRIATVTTRKHSNLITVPIQDDSSSSSSREPLPQPVPAPPPHHHPGDYPGQPVVPHPHHMMAPQQHYGPPPPPPPPIGHPMQHPPQGSATTHMVYSQAPPPPMSSAPPPITPPPGHIITQMPPYMNHPPPGPPVSAPLPLHYNPGSMQQFPEDQGTLSPPFSQPGGLSPGMWPAPRGPPPSRMQGPPPQGQMPGPHHPDQSRYRPYYQ
- the LOC111838513 gene encoding E3 ubiquitin-protein ligase Hakai-like isoform X2 — translated: MDQNDNDLQGTDSTGSLGGPDVRRRIPIKLISKQAVRAKPVARPQRGPNRLSSKTQLGDEDGFGYKQEERFECKSGDAFGSQRRFPQQMFWDYKLNLIGEKDETPIHFCDKCGLPIKMYGRMIPCKHVFCYECAVLHEKKSDKICPGVSLYSCTDPVQRIEQCLRGSLYMCSIVQGCKRTYLSQRDLQAHINHRHMRATKPAAGRPTTGGTGAGSDPLAERFLLPPDKHRLPPLPHLPKPHILIPPPLQHTGHNPYGQPQPPLEDLRASQAPPSSDVGPSRSIAQETFRIATVTTRKHSNLITVPIQDDSSSSSSREPLPQPVPAPPPHHHPGDYPGQPVVPHPHHMMAPQQHYGPPPPPPPPIGHPMQHPPQGSATTHMVYSQAPPPPMSSAPPPITPPPGHIITQMPPYMNHPPPGPPVSAPLPLHYNPGSMQQFPEDQGTLSPPFSQPGGLSPGMWPAPRGPPPSRMQGPPPQGQMPGPHHPDQSRYRPYYQ
- the LOC111838513 gene encoding E3 ubiquitin-protein ligase Hakai-like isoform X1 gives rise to the protein MNTMFVLSDNDLQGTDSTGSLGGPDVRRRIPIKLISKQAVRAKPVARPQRGPNRLSSKTQLGDEDGFGYKQEERFECKSGDAFGSQRRFPQQMFWDYKLNLIGEKDETPIHFCDKCGLPIKMYGRMIPCKHVFCYECAVLHEKKSDKICPGVSLYSCTDPVQRIEQCLRGSLYMCSIVQGCKRTYLSQRDLQAHINHRHMRATKPAAGRPTTGGTGAGSDPLAERFLLPPDKHRLPPLPHLPKPHILIPPPLQHTGHNPYGQPQPPLEDLRASQAPPSSDVGPSRSIAQETFRIATVTTRKHSNLITVPIQDDSSSSSSREPLPQPVPAPPPHHHPGDYPGQPVVPHPHHMMAPQQHYGPPPPPPPPIGHPMQHPPQGSATTHMVYSQAPPPPMSSAPPPITPPPGHIITQMPPYMNHPPPGPPVSAPLPLHYNPGSMQQFPEDQGTLSPPFSQPGGLSPGMWPAPRGPPPSRMQGPPPQGQMPGPHHPDQSRYRPYYQ
- the LOC111838513 gene encoding E3 ubiquitin-protein ligase Hakai-like isoform X3 — encoded protein: MNTMFVLSDNDLQGTDSTGSLGGPDVRRRIPIKLISKQAVRAKPVARPQRGPNRLSSKTQLGDEDGFGYKQEERFECKSGDAFGSQRRFPQQMFWDYKLNLIGEKDETPIHFCDKCGLPIKMYGRMIPCKHVFCYECAVLHEKKSDKICPGCTDPVQRIEQCLRGSLYMCSIVQGCKRTYLSQRDLQAHINHRHMRATKPAAGRPTTGGTGAGSDPLAERFLLPPDKHRLPPLPHLPKPHILIPPPLQHTGHNPYGQPQPPLEDLRASQAPPSSDVGPSRSIAQETFRIATVTTRKHSNLITVPIQDDSSSSSSREPLPQPVPAPPPHHHPGDYPGQPVVPHPHHMMAPQQHYGPPPPPPPPIGHPMQHPPQGSATTHMVYSQAPPPPMSSAPPPITPPPGHIITQMPPYMNHPPPGPPVSAPLPLHYNPGSMQQFPEDQGTLSPPFSQPGGLSPGMWPAPRGPPPSRMQGPPPQGQMPGPHHPDQSRYRPYYQ